The genome window ACGGCCTCAAACACATGGTCGAGAAGAACTTTTTTATCACAAATTAATGAAAGAGGTGGTTACAAATTTATtgcaaaatgaaaatataagtAAAACGATCAGCTCTCTAACTTACCTTGGCTGACGGTAGCACTAAAGAACTTCTGGGAAAACTTTCATGAGGCATGCTTCtgaaattacattaaaaaatagCAGAAAAGATTCATAGAGTGAATAATGATCCATTGTGATTGTGATTCACAGAACTGGAgtggtccatatatatatatatatatatatatatatatatatatatatatatatatataagtatgtatattaatatttaacAATTTTAATGCATAGCCAACAATGTAAGGTTTGCTCTCATACCTTATCAAACAAATAGGTCCCGAAACAACGGTCTCATTTCCCCATGGTAATAAATACCACATACGCAACACATAAAGAACACGAGAGCAGCAGTTGCAGCATTAGTACGTCAATTCGAAACATATGACTTTTAACAAATTACAGTTTCAATTTTCTGTTGCAAAATGCAATGAAGTTTCTGAAGTCAACATACCCTGTCTGAAAGTCTGCAAGATGAGGCCCTTCCTTCAAGTTTTGAACTGCAAACAGattgaaaatatgtttttacACCGTCACTCGAGCAATTAACATAAGGTACGGAAGTATGGCGCTTTTATGCATGTCACACAATACACTTTCTTCAATCTCTTTTTATACTTCAAAATCCTGTAAATTTTTTCCGTTTAATTTCTGTACATGGTTTACTACGAGTTACCAATCATTCATCTGTATGATGCTCAGTTTTTCCCATTGTCAACTTTGTGAGTTCTCTGCACCTAGCATGTCCCACTAGCAAGAACCTAGAAGGCTCATTTTATAAATGATTAATTACTAAAGTTTAAATACTACGAGCTCTTTATTTTTCCCTAAGATTGTAGAGTTTCTTAAAGAAAACATGTAGACAAAAAGCCATTTCCAGAAGAAAACAGGGATACTGATATCAAACCTGTTACCACCTAAGACCCAACTAAGTGTCAAGGGCATTACTCTTTCAACCAAAAGTCTTCCACCAAACTCTTCCTGGATGTGGTATCCGAAACTTTGTCAAGAACTGCATGATCAGAAGCACCATTCTTAATCATTCAAAATTCACATAGCTGCATTAAGTATGACTTTCATCGTTTTTTTCCTTTACTAACCGATAATGGACCAAGTCCAACACCCAGATAAGCCTTGTAAGTTGAAGCCATAATTGCAGCCATTCTTGCCATTCCATGGATAATTGCAACCCGAAGTTTTCTAGCACTTTCACATCTGTGGAAACAAATAAGAAAGCACAAGTCAGTAGGAAGTATGTGGAAGAGAAATCAGTTCAATTGGAACAGGGAGTCCAAGTCGCCTTAAGTCATCGCAAGACGATGTATGGATCAATTGGTCTCTTTCGCAGTCCAAAATAGGCATCATTCCTCTGGTGATAGCAATATTAAAATGTACAAGAACAACATATCCAGATTATCAGTCGGAAATACTTCCGGGCCCAGTTACCCAGTTAACAATGTCACTTATATATAGGATCACATATTCCATCTACTAGCAAATGAATATTTGTGTCTTCGATGGTTCCTCCTTGTGCATACTACACAAGTTTTTTCCCACCAATTCAACTCAATAATCACCCTCAACAATTTGAGATCCTATGAGGCGTTCAATGAATGCATGAAACacgtaaaaaaattattttaatttatatgatgttTGGCTAGATACCTTCTCAGAGAAGAAACAATATCAATAGGAGCTCCATGCTCTATCAATCTCCAAAGCAAGTTGATAGCCGTCCTGTTTTAATGGAAGTGTTTTAGCATATTTCAGAATGTTTTTTGCCAGATGCCGGTTGCATGACCTACTCAGCATTATATAACAATAAAAGGAAGTGTAACAGTTGAACATTTAAGATAATCCAGGGATATGGTTATAATATAAAAGGAACATTGATTAAAACGTGGTTGTAAATTACTTGTGATTGATAGTCTTAAATAGAACTAAGAAGGTTCTGAATCAAGATAAAGCCAGGTATACCTCAATGGCCATGCATCCCCCTTGGCCCAAATTAGGCTGCATGGCATGAATAGAATCCCCAAGCAAGGTCACACGTCCTCTTCCCCAAGTTAACACTGGAGTCCTGTCATATATGTCATGTCGAAGAATTGCATCTTCGTCTGTTGCAAGTAACAAATCTAGCACATTATCACACCAACCCTCGAAAATCTGcaacaatattttctttttacctGCAAAAGATCAAGAAGAAAGAATCAAAACGTGATCCGGCATTAGTGCACAAGAATATCATCACACCCTTCATAAGACCTAAGTTCACTTTTTAAAGTGTGCAATTATAGGATCTCAAAAGTGGCACAGCACAGAGGTAATACCAAATATACGACTTTCAAAAAATTCTATTTAATTCAACTGATATATGATGATTTACCATTGGGACTATCCACACCACCAGGTGGCTCCTTATGGAACGCATACCATTGCATCTTTCCAGCACCAACATCTGAAGATACAAAATATTGTTTGTGTCCCAGGAATACTCGATAGCTTCAGAATAGATGATCAGTATCAGCATAACCACCCGTCAAATACATGATAGTGGAAGAAActattcaaaatttgaaaaggatAATCTATGACAACATAAAAAGTCGATCGGGTGCACAAATGTAAAGTGTTGCATACCCAACAGACTCAATATCAGCAAGCACAAAATCACAGATACCGGTATAACAAGTGTAGTCTGAGTATATCATGTCCTGTGGTCCAAACAAATTCTTCCTCACCTACAAAAATTCAAGCTCAATTTAAAATTATGTTGACAATATAAAATTACCATCCATATATGTCCaacaataaagagaaaaaaCCCAGTAGATGCAGAAATTATCACACCAAATTTTAATGCAGAACATTATCAGTGCACCATTTACAATTATGTCAACAAGTGGATTACTTTGTTCTGCTCTTAATACAAACGCAAAAtagtaaataaatatattaaagaCCTTCGACCATATGCCATCTGCTCCAACAAGAAGGTCGCCTTCATACTGTTGCCCATTCTCAAGAATCACTGTAACCTACCAATTGAAATTgccacaaaaggtgaaaaaaaatcaaaataagagTTGTCAAAGTCCAAGGCATGGCAAGACGAAGTATGTGTAgcgaaaacaaaccaaaaaaaaatcaaaataaggaCCAAACTACCTTGTCTCCATGATCCTCAAAATTGACAACATTGCTGCCGTTTAAAATGAAATTTTCCCCAACCGTGCGAGCTAGGATTTGTTGCAGAGACATTCGGCTAATAACTCTTGTGACGGAAGCCCTCTTTCCACTGCAGGAGTGAATGTATCAAACTTGacatacctgataaccaattaTGTATTATTTACTGCAAGTGGTTCCAAACAATCCAAGTACAATTTGTTTATAAGAAAACGAATTTCTACCGAAAGTAAAGcaatagaataataaaactATTGTGCAAGAATTGAAAAAATCATACCAATCACCAGAAGCTCCATCAACCAGGCCATTAACCCGAGCCCCAGTGATGCAGCCAGTCTCATAGACTTCCTCAGCAACCTGGGTATCAATAGCCTCCAAAGCAGCCAATGCATTGCTCTGTATCTGAATTGGGCCCCTGTACTGCCCCTCCCCCTTATCGCGCACTCAAATCCTTCTCAAACACCACCACTTCAAATCCCTTCCTCTTTGCCGCCAGAGCAAAAACCAACCCACCAATCCCACCCCCGGCGATCAATATCCTCAAATTCTTCTTCTCTGGCTGATTTGATTGATTCCCATTTGATTCACTGGTAGTGGGTGCATCTGTTACAGCAGCTCTAATCTGTCTCTGCTTCTTGTCATATTGATTACCACTTGCTCTGCCACCAAATTGATGGTTAAAATTAGTGTGTAAACAAGGGGAGGAACCTAATTGGGATTCTTTTGGGTAATGGGTTCTTTCGAAAAGTGAAATTGCAGGGTTAATCTAGACGCAGAACAGAGTGGATGccattctttttttgttttgtttcactGTGAAGTCGTTTCTTTTTATGGTTTTCAATAACAGAATGAAGAATACACACACAATTCTTTGGAAGGAAAGTATTTATTCAGGTCCAAtacagggaaaaaaatgaaaatgaggaaaaaaaaatgaagttttgCTTTCCTAGTGGGGAAGGGAGAGCGACTCAGAAAATCCaatccatccatgaaattgAAGCGACACCAATCATGGAGATACCGGTGCCATGTCCCATGTGGCGCGAGCAGAAAGAAAATTATCTTGACAGACATTGCTGTTtctattaacagattattttttcAAGTCTTTTTCACAAattaaagaaagagagaatcttTCGAAaaacaatcaaattcaatatagtACGATTATTCTAGAGATCCGTAAATCTAGAAAATAATTTGATGGGACTTGATGAATGAGGGACCAAATAATTTATATAAGAGGGGGAGAATGGTTGATGGAATTCACGTGCAGTGTCTTCGAGATTTTTTTAagattatttatcaaaagaataatatttgacATTCCAAAATATTACTCAAATTCTACCTCCAATCTCACTACATACGTGTTTATAATCATTGGTTATTATAGATTTGggagaaaaataataattatattttggaGCTTTActcttaaaataataaaatcgaAGTTTATGCGCctcttaaaataataaaattcttTGATTGATAACTGGGTGGAAGAACTGCCATTGGACTTTGAGTTACGATTCAACCCAACAAAATTGGCGATGGTGGactaaaaaagtaattaaaaaacaatcagtctcctttccttttttctatTTGCTTTTATAGTTATAAAGCACAGATTAGGATTactgaagaaaaataaataaataatactttGGAGTTACACACACGTGTCATTTCATGGTAAAATCTTAAGGGGGGGACTTTGGAGTTACAACTCCAGTCACTGAATGGACATGACAAAACACTCACTGAGGCAGACGGATTTCAAACCCAACTCGTAATGATCCATTCAGTCTACGCAGAGACTTTTAGTGGGaattggagtatgaaatgaagttACTGGAGCCCAAATTGGTGTTATCCACAGAATCTGTCACCAGGAGGtgtatttgttttattaataACAATAAACAGGAGGAAGTTGGGAGGGTTGTTGAGTCAATTGCAGAAAGAAAATCGTCTGAAAACCAGTGTGTCGTCACAAATTCATGCTCCTTGCTACTTCCTAGTTCGGTAGTTACTACTACTACGACGATTCGTTCATGAACCTGCCCATGTATGTGCCACTGCACCACATGCAGTCATGCCTCATCATTTAGAGCACTAGCCAGCCAAATATCTTAAATTGACTTTCCATGCTAAATTTCACCTTTATTTTTGTTGCATCCTTCGAAGCGGATAGCAAAAATTAACGATTTTTTAATCGATAATGATACCATATAAATTTGTCATATAGATATTTAATATAGATCTAAATTTAGGTTATCAAGGTTGTGCGTATAAAAAGTTTCACATCCAATGATTAAATTCAAAGCGGGACCACAAAGATATTATTCTCGTCGGAATCACACTCATGACTTTTCAAGTCTATGATTTGACCGTGACATTTATCACTAGATATCAACCTCACAAATAATTCCAAGATGGTATGAAATGTAATTGTGAAATTGAATGTCTTGTAGTGTAGCggtaatcttcttcttctttttgaattGGGAAGACCTAGTCCAATGATCATTTTATAATTTCTGAGTTAGTTTTAAATTCGAGTTTGACTGCCACAACCCGTACCACGACAACATGTGCTTTAAATCGGACGGAAGCTCGTGTGTGTAAGTGGACCAAAGTTTCAAACTCCTCAACTCAAGCACTTTTAATCTTTAAATCcagagagataaccaactaatTTATCATCTAGTTGTTTAAAACCCAGAAACCAATAAGATACTATTCGGTGCATGTGCAACAAATAGCATTCATGGGGATTCACACCATTAATTATTGTGGGGGAAATCTGTTCAACCAAGTGTGTGCTGTTCCAAATGTAGCAGACAAATCTCTTGAGTCTCTTCTTCCAATTTGAACTGATAATTAATGCACCGGTTTGTCCACATTCCATGAATTGATCCCATCATTTGGCAGCTCTTGCCTCCTCCATCGCCATGAGGGTTGTCCATACATGCGGACAAACCAAGTCCCTAAAACAGGAACGTCTACCAGCTGTATGATTAAATGTCTCAGACaaaaattctttcttttttcaacaTTTTCGGTAACAACTATTGACAACTCCCAATCTCGACCTTTCCAGCACTCAAGCAGCCAAGAAATTGAACACCCATTTCACTAAACTTGCAGTAGATTTCGATAACTTGGTGTTTTGGTCCCTCCAACACCATGAAcagagcttcttcttcttctgcctaCAATTTGGGTACAATTTTGAGTCCTGGGGTCTTGGATTATCAGGACAACAGCATGGATGGGAACAAAGGATGGAGTTCAGAACGTGTGCCTCGCCATTCAAGCGGCGGCAGTAGGAGGCATATCAGCGCAGCTACGTTGACGCCTTTTTATAGCGGAAGGACGATGCCTTCTAAGTGGGATGATGCAGAGAGGTGGATATGCAGTCCTCTCTCAGGTTACGGTGGGGCTAAGAGCTTGAACTTTCAGAGTCAGCGGCGGCAGAAGTCGAAAAGTGGGCCTATTCCTATTGTGCCTCAAGGAATTGGATtctattcaaattcttcacctgCAATGCAGGTTCTCGATGGTGATAGAGTGAGGAATTTTGTGGTGGCAGAATCTCCATTCTCAACTGGAGTTTTTATGCCTGGTGGGATTCCTCAGCATTACAGAGGATTGGTGGGGAATGACAACAGTTTTGCACAATCGACTGCTCCAACACGATGGACAGATTTGGCCAGCGAGTCCTCATTGCCCGGCGCTCTAGGTACTGTTCTCTTTCTTGGCTTCCAAGACCAttgcttttgtttgttgattagGGAAGATATCAATCTATGATATGATCTGCCAGAATAATAAAATCTCTGAGACCATGTTTATACTGAATTCGGTGTTTAATCAAATGTACAGATGAGAAAGTTGATGACATGAGGGATGCGGAAACCATGGTCTCTCCTGCTGTGTCGAGAAGGGATATGGCCACCCAAATGAGCCCTAATAGCACAAGCTCATCTCCCAGAGGAAGGCCTTCCTCTCCTCCATTTACACTTCCTGATGACCATCCTGCTAGAATGGAAATCAGGGAAGTACAGGTCGATAAGCGAGCTACTATAATTAGCTCACCAGAAAGAGGTGGACCTTACTCACCTAAGAAAGGATTTCCAGATGATGTAGACTTCAATCAAAATGCCCCAAGtgcttgtttttcttcttgggAGACATCAGAGACGGCAACAAATGTGTCAAAGTTAGTTCCCTGCAACTCTCAATTTTCCTTGtagtttggaaatttggacatgaaaattaaaaaaacaaggtACTGTTGTTCGTGCAGGCCATGTAATAGCTTCAATTTCTCGTGCAGATTACAAAGGGAGGAAGCAAGAATCACTGCCTGGGAAAACTTGCAGCAGGCAAAAGCAGAAGCAGCAATAAGAAAACTCGAGGTTGTTAACTTAATCTCATTCATAAAACAATGAGCAAAGAATTTAAATTATTGTTGAAGTGGAACCAAATTTAAGCGCTTTGTTATTCTTTGATCATTATACATTCTTGTATACTAAGCATAAGCATCGAGGCTGTAATCTTTGACTGACTAGAGAAGTGTTGTGCAGATGAAACTGGAGAAGAAGAGATCATCATCAATGGATAAAATTTTAAACAATCTAAGAATATCACATAAGAAAGCTCAGGAGATGAGAAATTCAATATCAGACAGGCAGGACAATCAAAGCTCCAAGACATACCACAAGGTTACATTCTTGAGTAAGCATGCTAAGATATCTTCCTTAAAGAGTTGCTTCACCTGCTGCTATGTTTTATAGTTTCCGTCGAAGCTCCATTCACAAAATGGATAAGACTTTGGTTTTAGTGTGTatgattttggttttttgaGAATGAATGTGAAACTTCGATATGAACTTGAATTTGGATCTCCATGCTTGCTTGCTTCTTTATTCTGTTAAAGTAAACAATTATTGCATTCTACTATGTTGAGATGCAAAAATGTAAAATCATGAGACTATACTTGCTTCGCTAGGCTGCATGTATATCGAGAAATAATCCACGAATATTGATAAACGACGACTCCTTTAATTTAGGCTTCCATTCTGTCTGTGATCACGGATTCCATCTCTGGTTGCTGTAGTTTCAATCTTATGTTTCCTTCTTCATTGTTCCCAACTCTACATGCAGTAGCTTCATTTACGAGTTCATGATCAGCTTCTGATCCCTTCCTGTTAAGGATAATCACCAGTCCTTCAAGTGCAAAATCAGAGACTGTTGCTCCTCAATCTCTTCAGCAACTTGTGCTGGAGTAACCTCCATATCTTCCTGTAAGCCCTCAATTTCTCCATAGAGTCGATGATCGTCCTTGATTTCCAAGTAATTGGAGGCAGCATTTTGAACCCCTGAAACTTGCAATAGGACATGTGAATATGCATATCCACGGGCATGTGTCCCGAAAGCCTACCTGCGCAGGAATAAGACCAGCTCTTCTCTGGAGGCTTAGGATGGAATGAAGAGtttcctttctttctccctTCCCCTATGCTCTTGATCCTTTCCGCAGGTACTGTTCCACGGATGCGAGTGAAAGATTTTGTAGTTGTTTGCTGTTGTTAACAGTATCCTTGGAATATTTTGTCTAGCAGGCAAAGCTAGACTGCAATCAGTATCTTCAATGAGAAGAATCGATTGATTTACCGCCTGCCAACAACCTCCTCAAAACATCGTCGCACTTGACATTCGCTTGCTGCAAACCATAGATATCAAATTTAAGATAATTAGCCATGGCAGCTATCAAGCTTGATTTACCAGTCCCTGGAGGACCACACAAGAAGTAACCACGCTTCCAAGACTTCCCTACTCTCCTCCTATAAAACTCCTCCTCTTGAGGAACCTTTTCGGATCCCCTATCACCGTGTTCTTCATCAATAAATAGATAAGAGGATAGTTCCTTTGATAGTTACCAACAATCTGTTGTCCATTCTGGAGCCGGATTTTGAAGGCCTTCTCTTCATCAATAAATAGGGTAAGAACATTTTCAGAAGGAAGCTTGGAAATCACACTTCGTATGAAACCTGTTGTGAATAATTGAGATTAGATGAGGAATACAGAATACCTCATCCAGCATTCTCAAATTATACAACTCTCAGAAGCATGGATTGCCATAAGAATACAACACATCTACTACTCTCGCATAAAAGTTGGTGCATCCAGTAAATTGAGAATTCGATGCTTGAAAGTTAACTATCCGTGACTGGAAGAAATCCAGTCACAACTGCAGCGACAAACTTAattgtcttcataatttaagAAACATAAATCTATTTCAAAAGCTTCATTGCATCTTGTGTATCCCAGTTGGACTTCAGAAGCAGTGAAAGTTTTGAAAAACTAGCCTTTGTCATCTCGGTATGGCCTGTACCTTCAATCTCCCCTCGAACTCCTTCCACTACGCATTCCATAACCCCACTGCAAAAGGCAAACAATTCAATTACTTGTCAGAAATATGAGGTCAAAATAAGAAATTCCTAGGAAGATTGCATTCATAGTTGTTATTCAAACTACACAACCATGCACACACTTTACATTAATACATTTTGTTCGCTTGTCTAAAATTACCTACACTATTTGAACAACCAGAAATTCAACTGATATTTATAAGTACACTCACATCATCAAATTTCATGCTTCAATACAGAAGGATGTAAACTTATAGGGTTAAAATagatggtgtaaacttagtggTTTAGTTTatgtgatgtaaataaaatttcccccAAAAGATTTTGAAATTCCGTTCAGGTTCTTCATAAGACCCTCTGGCTCAATCCTCTTACTGGACATAACGTTCCACAGAAACTTTCAAGAGAAAGTCGCAATCTTTTTTcaagaaaacacaaagaaaataatttttttccccagTGTGTGCTGGTGCCTGCTTGTATGTGTTGGTGT of Tripterygium wilfordii isolate XIE 37 chromosome 13, ASM1340144v1, whole genome shotgun sequence contains these proteins:
- the LOC120011959 gene encoding uncharacterized protein LOC120011959 isoform X1; translated protein: MNRASSSSAYNLGTILSPGVLDYQDNSMDGNKGWSSERVPRHSSGGSRRHISAATLTPFYSGRTMPSKWDDAERWICSPLSGYGGAKSLNFQSQRRQKSKSGPIPIVPQGIGFYSNSSPAMQVLDGDRVRNFVVAESPFSTGVFMPGGIPQHYRGLVGNDNSFAQSTAPTRWTDLASESSLPGALDEKVDDMRDAETMVSPAVSRRDMATQMSPNSTSSSPRGRPSSPPFTLPDDHPARMEIREVQVDKRATIISSPERGGPYSPKKGFPDDVDFNQNAPSACFSSWETSETATNVSKPCNSFNFSCRLQREEARITAWENLQQAKAEAAIRKLEMKLEKKRSSSMDKILNNLRISHKKAQEMRNSISDRQDNQSSKTYHKVTFLSKHAKISSLKSCFTCCYVL
- the LOC120011959 gene encoding uncharacterized protein LOC120011959 isoform X2, which produces MNRASSSSAYNLGTILSPGVLDYQDNSMDGNKGWSSERVPRHSSGGSRRHISAATLTPFYSGRTMPSKWDDAERWICSPLSGYGGAKSLNFQSQRRQKSKSGPIPIVPQGIGFYSNSSPAMQVLDGDRVRNFVVAESPFSTGVFMPGGIPQHYRGLVGNDNSFAQSTAPTRWTDLASESSLPGALDEKVDDMRDAETMVSPAVSRRDMATQMSPNSTSSSPRGRPSSPPFTLPDDHPARMEIREVQVDKRATIISSPERGGPYSPKKGFPDDVDFNQNAPSACFSSWETSETATNVSKLQREEARITAWENLQQAKAEAAIRKLEMKLEKKRSSSMDKILNNLRISHKKAQEMRNSISDRQDNQSSKTYHKVTFLSKHAKISSLKSCFTCCYVL